In a genomic window of Porphyromonadaceae bacterium W3.11:
- a CDS encoding outer membrane beta-barrel protein gives MKKLFYTAILLFSFSFVALAQESGKLELSIYGGAKMYQANKKAYEYHFKPGFGLGVEGKYQIYNQVYWVFGLNGGTDDGTSLTDNDDQGVSHNISYYRRDYNALTGLGVNLYEAKQFSVYAQAMTGIGFVQGSTGRIVNSKPSNVIRESILEVNYLLSAGTGLDYQIGERWKVGAFYNYSYLGDFDGSHMVGAKVSFIIP, from the coding sequence ATGAAAAAATTATTTTACACAGCCATTCTACTTTTTTCTTTCAGTTTTGTAGCATTGGCTCAGGAAAGTGGTAAGTTGGAGCTTTCCATCTATGGAGGAGCTAAGATGTATCAAGCCAATAAAAAAGCTTACGAATACCACTTCAAACCGGGTTTTGGTCTGGGTGTAGAGGGAAAATATCAGATTTACAATCAAGTCTATTGGGTCTTCGGGCTAAATGGAGGTACGGATGATGGTACTAGCTTGACTGATAATGACGATCAAGGTGTATCTCACAACATTAGTTACTATCGCCGCGACTACAATGCCCTAACAGGTCTTGGTGTAAATCTATACGAAGCTAAGCAGTTTTCAGTATATGCTCAAGCGATGACTGGTATAGGCTTTGTTCAAGGTTCTACTGGAAGGATCGTTAATAGTAAACCTAGCAATGTTATTAGAGAATCAATCTTAGAAGTTAATTATCTTCTATCCGCTGGCACAGGCCTAGACTATCAGATCGGCGAACGTTGGAAAGTGGGGGCCTTTTATAACTACTCATACCTTGGTGACTTTGATGGATCTCACATGGTAGGTGCAAAAGTTTCGTTTATTATTCCTTAA
- a CDS encoding ABC transporter substrate-binding protein, producing the protein MNKRFFGYTISLLISIALLFSTSCSKDKNNKVEYSLKIGAMSSLDYIPYVVAQKAGIYDSLGLNIEIVKFFSANERDAAFRGGQVDGTVIDYTGAAIQHAGGMGLAIVMKHDGVFEMMAVPEIKSMEQLKGKKIGVSRNTVIEYTTDMMLQSYGMTESDIEKPEVNKIPLRMEMMLASELDASIFPDPFITISKAKGFNSLCSNKDLDISVTGTMLTQKVIEEKSDAIKLLIEGYNLGVQYMLDHPREEWSYILVEDAMIPVNVANTVVLPEYTFAELPSKKDIDQTIKWLKDKKLVPADYNGQGLVNPDFIPAK; encoded by the coding sequence ATGAATAAACGTTTCTTTGGCTATACAATTTCATTGCTTATATCGATAGCATTACTTTTCAGCACCTCATGCAGTAAAGATAAGAATAATAAGGTGGAGTACTCTCTTAAGATTGGGGCTATGTCCTCATTAGACTACATCCCCTATGTTGTGGCACAAAAAGCAGGGATATACGATTCACTCGGACTGAATATAGAGATTGTAAAATTCTTTAGTGCCAATGAGCGTGACGCAGCTTTTCGTGGTGGTCAGGTAGATGGTACCGTCATTGACTATACTGGGGCTGCCATCCAGCATGCTGGTGGCATGGGATTGGCCATTGTTATGAAACATGATGGAGTCTTTGAGATGATGGCTGTGCCTGAGATAAAGTCCATGGAACAACTCAAGGGCAAAAAGATTGGCGTCAGTAGAAATACCGTCATCGAATATACTACTGACATGATGCTACAATCATACGGAATGACTGAAAGCGATATTGAAAAGCCTGAGGTCAATAAGATCCCCCTTCGTATGGAGATGATGCTGGCCTCTGAATTGGACGCTTCTATCTTCCCCGATCCATTTATTACCATATCCAAGGCCAAAGGCTTCAATTCTCTATGCTCTAATAAAGATCTCGATATTTCTGTAACAGGAACAATGCTTACCCAGAAAGTAATTGAGGAAAAGAGTGATGCCATCAAGCTCCTAATCGAAGGATATAACCTGGGAGTACAATACATGCTAGATCATCCTCGTGAGGAGTGGTCGTACATCTTAGTGGAAGACGCTATGATCCCTGTGAACGTTGCTAACACTGTGGTATTACCAGAATATACATTCGCTGAATTACCTAGTAAGAAGGATATTGACCAAACCATCAAATGGCTTAAGGACAAAAAGCTAGTACCAGCCGACTACAATGGACAAGGATTGGTAAATCCAGACTTTATCCCTGCAAAATAA
- a CDS encoding Xaa-Pro peptidase family protein has product MNINIQEIEERVQKIRVAMREADVQNVILRSVPSQLYLTGSVIQGYTLVDQSQALPLFFLERPTNALIGFPEDHIFMVRKPELIPDIIDGLGLSITDRTALELGHLPMTEYERLRKLSDAGVVSSVDASTLMREVRSIKTASELTEIRRLALTHMEIYRLVPELYREGMTDSELQHELEYQMRRRGSIGLFRAFGPRMEIFMGNVLAGTNAVNPAPYDFTMGGSGDPAMPMGAADVEIIPGTTVMVDMSGNFGVYQTDITRTYFLGELPENVIKAHQLSIELHEWFMEYAQPGAEIAEVYNHCYQRAVEEGYEANFMGTEFQAKFVGHGVGIEINEVPVLTPRWKGTFEEGMVIALEPKFVFERVGAVGLENTYIITKEGPENITPLAMDLIPLDDQSTINKSQE; this is encoded by the coding sequence ATGAATATTAATATACAAGAAATAGAGGAGAGAGTACAAAAAATTAGAGTGGCGATGCGTGAAGCGGATGTGCAAAATGTTATCCTTCGAAGTGTCCCCTCACAGTTGTATTTGACTGGTAGTGTCATTCAAGGTTATACGTTGGTGGACCAAAGCCAAGCCTTACCTCTTTTTTTCTTAGAACGCCCTACCAATGCACTTATTGGCTTTCCAGAGGATCATATTTTCATGGTCAGAAAGCCTGAGCTAATCCCTGACATTATTGATGGACTGGGCCTGTCAATTACTGACCGGACTGCACTTGAATTGGGACATCTTCCGATGACTGAATACGAACGATTGAGGAAATTATCGGATGCGGGTGTGGTTAGTTCGGTAGATGCTTCTACACTGATGCGTGAAGTCCGTAGCATAAAGACGGCGTCAGAGCTAACGGAGATACGTCGTCTCGCACTTACTCATATGGAGATTTATCGACTGGTGCCAGAACTTTATAGGGAAGGAATGACTGATTCAGAGCTGCAGCATGAATTGGAGTACCAAATGAGACGCAGAGGTTCTATTGGTTTATTTAGAGCCTTTGGTCCTAGAATGGAGATCTTTATGGGTAACGTATTAGCTGGCACTAATGCGGTCAATCCTGCACCTTATGACTTTACGATGGGTGGATCTGGCGACCCTGCCATGCCTATGGGTGCTGCGGATGTGGAGATCATCCCTGGAACTACGGTCATGGTAGATATGTCGGGTAACTTTGGAGTGTACCAGACTGATATCACTCGTACTTATTTCCTAGGGGAGCTACCTGAAAATGTGATTAAGGCACATCAATTGTCTATTGAGTTACATGAGTGGTTTATGGAATATGCTCAGCCTGGAGCAGAGATCGCGGAGGTCTATAACCATTGTTATCAGCGTGCAGTAGAGGAGGGTTATGAAGCCAATTTTATGGGTACTGAGTTCCAAGCAAAGTTTGTAGGACATGGAGTAGGCATTGAAATAAACGAAGTCCCCGTACTTACGCCACGTTGGAAAGGAACGTTTGAGGAAGGAATGGTGATTGCCCTAGAGCCTAAGTTTGTATTTGAAAGGGTAGGGGCTGTAGGACTAGAGAATACCTATATCATCACTAAAGAGGGGCCTGAGAATATTACTCCGTTGGCAATGGATTTGATACCATTGGACGACCAGAGTACCATTAATAAGTCTCAGGAATAA
- a CDS encoding TonB-dependent receptor → MITKRKLVAILFALTALLALPMTAFAEGDKNLTKDNETNVPTGNISGVVVDQSGGVLPGAVLRLDRENRYTVADLNGQFVFLAVPVGTYTLTVDYIGFETFTKSVTVERGKATDIHVMLKDKVFTTGEVVVIGELAKGQARALNTERSNTNITNMVSADHIGRFPDSNVGDALKRIPGITMQNDQGEARNIVLRGLASNLNSVTLNGGRIPSAEGDNRNVQMDLIPCDLISMIEVNKTLLPDMEADAIGGSVNLVTKVAPRHQRISGSISGGYNPIRNTGTGKMDFTYGNRFVNDQLGMVFSLSYHNRDYGSDNIEAAWVEKDGEVYMEDFQIRKYDVQRIRRSASLNFDYQFNKNQTLYLKTLATWRDDRENRYRFRMNKMKPIGGGLFEGRIDRETKGGIDSNRNKNRRLEDQRIYDITLGGEHLLGSNVELDWKGSYSRASEHRPNERYFVMRAKDVIAGQDLSDGVYPKLIDISANLDDFKSKTISEEEQMTYENQYGAAANFRVPLSIIDQQKGRLRLGAKLSIKNKDRNNSYNEYEPIEGDLKFANLKQVNWDDTKFLNSKGYTPGAFVSNKYLGGMDLNNSSKYEREDVLEEYWTKNYEATENIYAAYLRWDQNINEDLLIIAGLRMEHTTVKYLGHTLIDDEKGPDQEDTYNYTNFFPNLTFRYQPMKPLVLRAAYSTSIARPNYYWLVPYLNIGTSDTKIQSGNAELKSTYAHNFDIIASYYPGNVGSFSVGLFYKKMNDFIYKYRTKGYTKESFAEEFPQMSNPIPDGERWEYSTYRNGSKVDLYGVEISFNRQLDFLSSTFLRRFSIYLNYTYTHSAAKGITTEDGDERTDVALPGSAPHTGNASLAYEDKKLTARISFNFAAAYLDELGSEAFEDAYYGAQTFLDFNASYKFGKKLQLFVDCNNLLNTPLFYYQGQKDRLMQLEFYKPTFKAGLRFNL, encoded by the coding sequence ATGATTACGAAGAGAAAACTAGTGGCTATCCTATTTGCACTAACTGCATTATTAGCCCTTCCAATGACTGCCTTCGCTGAGGGTGACAAGAACCTGACAAAAGACAATGAAACCAATGTGCCCACGGGCAACATATCGGGTGTGGTTGTAGACCAGTCTGGTGGCGTACTGCCTGGTGCTGTACTCAGACTGGATAGAGAAAATCGCTATACTGTAGCAGATCTAAATGGACAATTTGTCTTCCTCGCCGTGCCAGTAGGCACCTATACACTGACGGTTGACTATATCGGCTTCGAGACCTTCACCAAGAGCGTCACTGTGGAGAGAGGCAAAGCAACGGATATACACGTTATGCTTAAGGACAAAGTATTTACTACTGGTGAAGTAGTCGTCATCGGTGAGCTGGCCAAAGGTCAGGCTCGTGCACTTAATACTGAGCGTAGCAATACCAATATCACTAATATGGTATCTGCCGATCACATTGGTCGATTTCCTGATTCCAATGTCGGTGATGCTCTTAAGCGTATTCCAGGGATCACCATGCAAAATGATCAAGGCGAAGCACGTAATATAGTACTTCGTGGTCTCGCATCGAACCTGAACTCTGTGACACTTAATGGCGGCCGTATCCCTAGTGCTGAGGGCGATAATCGAAACGTCCAGATGGACCTCATCCCATGTGACTTGATCTCCATGATCGAAGTGAACAAAACACTTCTACCTGACATGGAGGCCGATGCGATAGGTGGGTCTGTCAATCTAGTGACTAAAGTAGCCCCACGTCATCAACGGATCTCAGGCTCTATCTCTGGAGGATACAATCCTATTCGTAATACAGGTACTGGGAAGATGGACTTTACCTATGGGAATCGCTTCGTTAATGACCAGCTTGGGATGGTCTTTTCCCTCTCCTATCATAATAGAGACTATGGCTCCGACAATATCGAAGCAGCATGGGTCGAAAAAGATGGCGAAGTGTACATGGAGGACTTCCAGATTCGTAAGTATGACGTGCAGCGTATTCGCCGTAGTGCTTCTCTTAACTTTGATTACCAGTTCAATAAGAATCAGACACTCTACCTTAAGACACTAGCGACTTGGCGTGATGATCGAGAGAATCGCTATCGCTTTCGTATGAATAAGATGAAGCCTATAGGTGGAGGACTTTTCGAGGGGCGTATAGATCGCGAGACCAAGGGCGGTATCGACAGTAACCGCAATAAAAATCGACGTCTTGAAGACCAAAGAATATATGATATCACACTTGGGGGAGAGCACTTACTTGGTAGTAACGTTGAGCTTGACTGGAAAGGTTCCTACTCACGTGCTTCTGAACATCGACCTAATGAACGCTACTTCGTGATGCGTGCCAAAGATGTGATAGCAGGGCAGGATCTCTCTGATGGGGTTTACCCTAAGCTCATTGATATCAGTGCTAATTTAGATGACTTCAAGTCTAAGACTATATCTGAGGAGGAGCAGATGACGTACGAAAATCAGTATGGTGCAGCTGCTAACTTTAGGGTACCACTTAGCATCATTGACCAACAGAAAGGGCGTTTAAGATTAGGAGCAAAGTTGAGTATCAAGAATAAAGATAGGAACAATAGCTACAATGAGTATGAGCCGATTGAGGGAGACCTTAAGTTTGCTAATCTCAAGCAGGTCAACTGGGATGATACGAAGTTCCTTAATAGCAAGGGCTACACACCAGGAGCCTTTGTCAGTAATAAGTATCTTGGTGGGATGGATCTTAATAATAGCTCAAAATATGAGCGTGAGGACGTTCTCGAAGAGTACTGGACTAAGAACTATGAAGCAACTGAAAATATCTATGCCGCCTATCTGCGTTGGGATCAAAATATCAATGAAGACCTGCTCATTATTGCGGGCTTACGGATGGAACATACTACAGTCAAATATCTTGGACATACTCTGATAGATGACGAGAAAGGTCCTGACCAGGAGGATACGTACAATTACACTAATTTCTTTCCTAATCTTACCTTCCGCTACCAGCCCATGAAGCCACTCGTGCTTCGTGCTGCTTACTCTACCTCTATAGCACGACCAAATTATTACTGGCTCGTTCCCTATCTAAATATTGGAACCTCAGATACAAAGATTCAGAGCGGTAATGCAGAGTTGAAGAGTACTTACGCACATAACTTCGATATCATCGCCTCCTACTATCCAGGCAATGTAGGCTCTTTCTCAGTTGGTCTCTTTTACAAAAAGATGAATGACTTCATCTATAAATATCGTACAAAGGGTTACACTAAAGAGAGCTTTGCTGAGGAATTTCCACAGATGTCTAATCCTATCCCAGATGGTGAGCGGTGGGAGTATAGCACTTACCGAAATGGTAGTAAAGTAGATCTGTATGGTGTAGAAATCTCCTTCAATCGTCAGCTTGACTTCCTTTCTTCGACGTTTCTACGTCGCTTCTCCATCTATCTCAATTATACCTATACACATTCAGCCGCTAAAGGTATTACGACCGAAGATGGTGATGAGCGTACAGATGTAGCACTCCCTGGTTCTGCACCACATACTGGAAATGCCTCCTTGGCGTACGAAGATAAGAAGCTTACTGCACGTATCTCATTCAATTTCGCTGCTGCTTATCTTGACGAGCTCGGATCTGAGGCCTTCGAAGATGCGTATTACGGTGCTCAGACATTCCTAGACTTCAATGCTAGCTACAAATTTGGAAAAAAGCTACAGCTCTTCGTTGATTGCAATAACCTACTGAATACACCTCTCTTCTACTACCAAGGTCAGAAAGATAGGCTAATGCAACTCGAGTTTTATAAGCCTACATTCAAGGCTGGACTAAGATTCAATCTCTAA
- a CDS encoding alkaline phosphatase yields the protein MKSKFTTKLLLSALVAMMPFLLMAQSVAPAKNVILMISDGTSLSTVSLARWYQRLKDPSQQKLFVDPYLSGTILTYCSNAPIGDSAPTTSTYMTGVPSIQGFVATYPFSDGENDLVPLDPSMEYRPLMTLMQATSILQGRKIGLVMTSEFSHATPADCVASSYKRSNYKWIVPQMVHNNIDVVFGGGAMLLDHSQVEYLKKNGYDVFKNDLSSLTNYNGKKVWSLFGPMDVAYDLDAKDGTDPRIDEMTAAAIKALDGSDEGFMLMVEGSKVDWAAHANDPVAMATDFLAFDRAIGVALDFAKKDGNTVVIVTSDHGNSGLSIGTRRLKNYAGASLTEVFGPLTDIKLTSVGMERFIQSLDADDIASEFEKNAGFSLTDQEADVIRILSDLKGKKGEDRQVVVDKLRELGISTEEASRNKGDFSSLSSYIASLYRKQMGLEFTTGGHTGEEVFLATYAPTQEQRLMGFNTNLELHEYMRQLLGLESSMLDLTKEYFAPHSELFKGMKYEMKGKDSVDMVLTVKHNKHTLVIKPFTTIVELDGKEQLLPISTVYSPKTEQMYISNSVLELLK from the coding sequence ATGAAATCAAAGTTTACAACCAAATTGCTCTTATCGGCATTGGTGGCTATGATGCCCTTCTTGCTAATGGCACAGAGTGTAGCCCCAGCTAAAAATGTTATCCTGATGATCTCTGATGGGACATCCTTAAGTACCGTTTCTTTAGCTCGTTGGTATCAAAGGCTGAAAGATCCATCTCAGCAAAAACTTTTTGTAGATCCATATCTGAGTGGTACGATCTTGACCTACTGCTCTAATGCCCCTATTGGGGATTCAGCTCCGACCACCAGTACCTATATGACTGGTGTCCCCAGTATTCAAGGATTTGTGGCGACATACCCATTTAGCGATGGCGAGAACGACTTAGTGCCATTGGATCCATCGATGGAGTATCGCCCATTGATGACTCTTATGCAGGCTACTAGTATTTTACAAGGTCGTAAGATTGGCTTGGTGATGACTTCTGAGTTCTCACATGCTACACCTGCTGATTGTGTCGCTTCTAGCTACAAGAGAAGTAATTACAAGTGGATCGTCCCACAAATGGTTCATAATAATATCGACGTCGTTTTCGGTGGTGGTGCTATGTTATTAGACCATAGTCAAGTGGAATACTTAAAGAAGAATGGTTATGATGTCTTTAAGAATGATCTGTCCTCTCTTACCAATTATAATGGTAAGAAGGTTTGGAGTCTTTTCGGTCCAATGGATGTCGCCTATGATCTTGATGCCAAAGATGGTACAGATCCAAGGATTGACGAGATGACAGCTGCTGCCATTAAAGCATTAGATGGATCTGATGAAGGCTTTATGCTTATGGTGGAGGGATCAAAGGTCGATTGGGCAGCCCATGCTAATGACCCGGTAGCTATGGCTACTGACTTTTTAGCATTTGACCGTGCCATTGGGGTCGCTCTTGATTTTGCCAAAAAAGATGGTAATACCGTCGTCATTGTGACGAGCGATCATGGAAATAGTGGTCTTAGTATCGGTACTCGAAGACTAAAAAACTATGCTGGTGCTTCTCTCACTGAAGTTTTTGGTCCTCTAACTGACATTAAATTAACCTCAGTAGGGATGGAGAGGTTTATTCAGTCTTTAGATGCTGATGATATTGCCTCAGAATTTGAGAAAAATGCAGGCTTCTCATTGACAGATCAAGAGGCTGATGTTATCCGTATCCTCAGTGACCTAAAGGGAAAGAAAGGTGAAGATCGCCAAGTCGTCGTAGATAAACTTAGAGAGCTCGGTATTTCTACCGAAGAAGCTAGTAGGAACAAAGGCGACTTCTCCTCTTTATCCAGCTATATAGCTAGCCTTTATCGTAAGCAGATGGGACTAGAATTTACTACCGGAGGGCATACAGGAGAAGAGGTCTTTCTGGCAACCTACGCACCTACTCAGGAGCAGCGATTGATGGGCTTTAATACTAATCTAGAGTTGCATGAATATATGCGTCAGTTATTAGGCTTGGAATCAAGTATGTTGGACCTAACAAAGGAGTACTTTGCTCCTCATAGCGAACTATTCAAGGGGATGAAATATGAGATGAAGGGTAAGGATTCTGTAGATATGGTGCTGACTGTAAAGCACAATAAGCATACACTCGTCATTAAGCCATTCACGACCATAGTGGAGCTGGATGGTAAGGAACAGTTATTGCCTATTTCTACTGTTTATTCTCCAAAAACTGAGCAAATGTATATCTCTAACTCTGTTTTAGAGTTACTAAAATAA